The Pseudomonadota bacterium sequence CGCTCGCCCTGGCTCGCTTCCTGCTCGTTGCACTCGTGCTCGCGCTGGCGCTGCTGTACGGCGTCAAGACCTGGCGTCGCATTGCGCCGAGCTTCGCCGGGCCAGGCGCCATGGCGCGCGTGGCGTACCGTGCGGAGCTCGACCGACTTGCCGAGCTGCAGCTCAGGCGGCGTGCAGGCGAATCGCGCGAGCGCTTCGCGACCCGGATCGAGGCTACCTGCCCGTCGTTCGCGGGTCTCACGCGCTGGCACCTGGCAGCCGCGTACGGCAGCCGGAGAAACCCCGAATCCTCCGAGCTGCAGCTCAGCGCTCACCGGGTGCGCAGCGAGCTGCGTCGCAGTGTGCCGTGGTGGCGTAGGATGCTTGGTATCTTGATCCCGTGGTCATGGCTGCAAAGTCGCTGATGAAGCCCGCCCCCAAGACTCGCCGCTGAAGGACATGTGCCGATGACGCATTCGCAAGCTGCACCGGTTGCCCCACCCGACCTGAGCTTCGAGGCCGCCCAGCGGGTCGTTCAACGACTCTCCGAACGCCTGCGGACAGCCGTCATCGGCCGGGACGAGGTGATCGAGCTCGTCCTGGTGGCGCTGTTGGCGGACGGCCACGTGCTGCTTGAAGACTATCCGGGCTCCGGCAAGACCACGCTCGCGAGGGCTCTGGGCGATTCGCTCAGCGACACCACCACCGACGCAATCGACGCGACCGACGCAATCGGCGCAATCGACGCACCGATCGTGCCCTTCCGGCGCATCCAGTTCACCCCGGACCTGTTGCCGAGCGATGTGACGGGGGCGACCGTGTTCGAACCGGACAGCAGCACCTTTACATTCAGGCGCGGCCCTATTTTCGCCCACATCGTGCTGGCGGACGAGATCAACCGAACCTCGCCCAAGGTGCAGGCCGCCATGCTCGAAGCCATGGCGGAAAAGCAGGTGACGGTCGACAACCACACCTACAAGCTCGACGAGCTGTTCTTCGTCGTTGCAACCCAAAACCCGCTCGACGTGGCGGGAACCTATCCCTTGCCCGTACCGCAGCTCGATCGCTTCCTCTTCAAGATCGAAATGACCCACCTCGAGCGCACGGCGGAGCTCAGGGTGCTGGACAACTACCCCAAGACCAGCCTGGAGCTCGCTGCCGAGCGCCCTCGTGTCTCGCGCCAGGAGCTGCTCACCGCACGCGCTCTGATCCGCCAGCACGTGGCGCTGACCCAGCCCGTGCGCGAGGCGCTGGTCGACCTGGCGCGGGCCCTGAGGGATGATCCGCGCGTGCTGCAGGGCGCGTCCACACGCTCCCTGGTCTTGTTGATGCCGGCGCTGCAGGCGCGCGCTTTTGTCAACGGACGTGACTACGTTGCGCCCGAAGACCTGGAGCATCTGGCGCCGCGGGTATTCGCGCACCGCATGGAGTGCGTGCCAGGGGTGGATGACAAGGCCGAGGTCGTGCGATCCAACGCCGGTCCGGTCATGGAAACGCTCGCCAGGCTGAGCTTGAGGCGGCGCCCGGCGACCCCCGCGGCTCCGGCACCCAGCCTCGAGGACGACCGAAACCCGTGAGCAGCTCGACGTGAAGAGCGGAGCCCGCTTGCCACTATGCGCCGCCCTCATGGGTCTCTTGGCTCAGCCTGTGGCCGCGCAGATCGAAAAGGTGCCCCTGACCCGCATCACGGGGCTCGACGCGAGCGAAGAGGAGCTCGCAGCCTGGAAACTGGTAGAAGCTCGCCGGCACATCAAAGCTCGCGAGCAGGCGGAGGCCATCTTGAAGGAGCGGCCCCGCTCGTTCGTCGCCCATCTCGTGCTGGGATTCGTCCACCATTACGGCGAAGCGGACTTCCCGAGAGCGCTGTACCACCTAAAGCTGGCCGAACAGCTGTTCGAGCGGCGTTTCGGCCATCGAGGGGGAGCCGATACATCGTGGCGCTGGCACGCGCAGCTGCTGCGGGAGCTCGCGTGGGCGCACGGTGACCTGGAACATCACGCAAAGAAGCTCGAATACATTGCCAAATACAATTCCCTGTATGAGCCGGACATGATTGCCGAGCGCGCCTGGCCGCTCATGAAGCTCGGACGCTTCGAGGAAGCACGACTATCGGCCCGCCTTGGGCTGGCGACCGACATCCAGAGCCAGCGCAGCACGGCCTACAACGCGCTGTGCGCCATCGAGTTCGAGGCCGGCAACGACGGCAGCAGCTACGAAGCCTGCAAGCGCGCCGTGGACGCCTCGCAAGACGGCCTCGGTCCGGCATCGGCGGTTGACCTTACCAACCTCGCCGAGGCGGCACGCTCGCTGTTCCGGCTCGATGAGGCCGAGCGCGCCAGCCGCGAAGCCACCGAGGCGCGCCTTGCGTACTACGGCAACCCGTGGATGGAGCTGGCTGAGCTCTACACCCGGGAAGGACGCTTCGGGGAAGCCCTCGGGGCGCTGCGCGAGGTTCCACGCTACCGCGCGCGCAGACCTCCGTATGCGCGCAATGCCGATCGCAACGAGTCGCGTCGCGCTCTGGCGGCCTTCTTGCTCCTGGCGGGCCGCGCTGACGCCGCTGCCCGCATCACGAGCAAGGCGCTCGTCGCACCGGACCGGCGTGCCCACAACAGCCGCGATCCGGCCCAGGACCGGGTGATCGTGGCGCTGCTGGGGCGTCTGGCAAGGCGCATGCAAGCGAGCCTGCGGCTCGAGGCAGCGTCGATAGAACCCGTGTACAAGCGGCCGCTCGCCTGGCTCACGGCCGCTTGGCTGCGCTTCGAGGGTTGGCGCTCGGGAGCCTTGGCGGCTCGCTTGCTGTCGGACAACGCTCGCCTGGTGGGCACGTTCCAGATCGGCAGCGCCAAGAGCGCGGTGGCGCCGCCGTGGCTGGTGGGTGAGATCATCCGCATCGTGGGTCCTGGAGTGGCAAGCGAGGCGCTGCGTTTGGCCCGAAAGCAAGACAAGCGTCCACCGGCGAACGCTTACTACGACGCCTTCCTGGCCGAAGCAGCGCTCGAAATGGGCGAGCACGAGCGAGCGCTCGACCTTGCCAGCAAGGCACTCGATGGCCTGCCTCGAGCCGAGAAGCTGCTGCGGGCCCGTACCCAGGCGCTGGCCGCACACAGCGCTTGGGAGCGGGGTTTGAGCGAAAGGGCGCGCGGCTACTACGACGGGGCGTGCCAAAGCGATCCCGGCGTGTTTCGCAGGCTCGAGCTGGCCCTGCCGGCACGCTTCGTCGTTCGGGGCGGTGGGCTCGCCGAGCGTGCGGCCGAGCTGCTGGCTCGGTCCCCACGACTTCGCAGCGAGGACAACGGGCTCGCCGTGCACGTGCAGGGCGATGGCAGCGGCGGTCAGGTGTGCCTGGCCGCGTCCCACGGCGCCGTGCTGGGCTGCGCTCGCGTACGCGCGGATGGCAAGAGCGATGCGGATGCGCTTGCCCGGAGCCTTGTCGAACGCTTTCACGCAGAAGTATTCGCGCCGCGGGTGGACCTGGCGCAAACCGACATCCACTCGCTGGACGGCTCGACTGCGGTGGGACGCGATATGTTCCAGGTGCTTTTCGACCTGGAGTAGCTTGCCAGGGTCTCGACGATCGGCGGGCCAAAGCTGAATCTAATTGCTAGCCGAGGCTGGCCGTCCCTTCTTGTGCTTCTTGCGGCGCGACTTGCGGCCCTTGCCCCCGTTGGAGCTCTTGTGGCCGGAGGCTCTCTTCGACTTCACCGGCGCGTCCCTGGCCTCGACTTCGGTCTCGGCCCCGACTTCGGTCTTGGCCTCGGCTCCGGTCTGACGGGCTTCGGCTTGGGGCGCGCCGGAAGCCTGCTCGCCGGCTCCACTCGCCACCGTCGCGGCGCCTGGCGACCCTGCGCTGGCCTCGCCCGGCGCTGCCGGCGCTGCAGCGGTGGGGCTCGGCTCCGGACTGCCGCTCGTCTTTGCCGCACCCCCGGCAGCTACGGCTGCGCCGCTTCCCTGTTCCTTGGTGCCGCCCAATCCCAATGCTGTGCGCCGGTCCGAGTACGCAGAATAGGCCAGGTACGAGCTGACCAGAAAGATGCCGAACGAGACGATCATGCCCATCGCGGTGAAATGATCGTCGGTCCAGGGCCAGAACGTGGGCGCCATGCAGGTGAGCATGGACATCGCACAGGCCACGATGGCCGGTAGTTTGTGACGCTTCCAGAGCAGTCCGTACGCCAGCAGGAAACCGTAGTAGTAGCAGGTGAGCTCCGCCATGACCGGAATCAGGCCCGCACCGACGCAGGCCGCCACCCAGTCCTTTTCTCGCTCGACCGCGATGGCCACCATGAACAGCACGCTCGCGATCAGCAAAAGGAGCAGGGGCTTGCGCGCTGCGTAGGTCTCACGCTTGCGTTCTTTCCAATCGCCGAACGGATCGGACAAGTCGTCGTTGCGCATGCCGATGGCACGTTTGTCGAACTCGAACCCGATCGCCGTCTTCAGGCCCATGTTGTTGGTGAGCGGAGTATCCAGGTGCTTCGCGCTGTTCTGCGCGAACACGACCCACGAGCTCAGGCTTCCCGTGGCCACTGCGGAAAGCGGCATGAGCGCCGCCAGCGCGACCAAACAGCCTGCGGCAAAGCGTTTGTGCTCCGAAGATAGGACCCACCGGCGCTCACGCACCATGTACATCAGGGCCTTGAGGATCATGGCGATGACGACGAAGCCGGGGAAGATCCGCAGCAGCGCCGCGTAGGTCAGTGCGAGCCCGCCGCTGAACATCTTGTCCTTGCGCAGCAGGCACAGCCCGAGCACCAGGAACGCTATCCAGTCCATCCGCAGGTAGGCGCCGCCGGTCCAGAAGTAGCGCGCGGGGAAATTCGTACCCCACCAAAGCAACGCCACGCACATGCTGCGCCAGCCAAAGGCCCACCACACGGCCGCCCACATGCCGATCAGCAGCACGGAATCAACGATGCCCAGACCGATGATCGTGTTCCAGCTCTTGATCGGGAAGGTCGCTGCAAGCGCCCGGCCGGCGATGGTCCATACCGGGGTGGCGTTGAAGCCGTGGTCGGTTTGCGACTGATCCCAGCGATCGGCCGGAAAGAAGCCGCGGAACTTGCGTATGTCTGCGCGAAACTCCTCCCAGCGCTCCTTGCTGAAGTGTCGCGTGCACAGCGTGGGGTCCTTGATGATGTGTTCGGTGCTGCCGAGCTCGTTGGTGACCAGGTTGCGCATCTTGCGGTCCTTGACGCGCTGCAGGTGTCCGTCGGCAATGTCCGCGGCGGTCGTGCATTCGTACAGGCGCGAGTACCCGAGCTCGGGCGCGTACTTTGCGCCCACGTAGTAGTGGTAGTGCTCCCAGATGTGAATGTAGTGGTCGTAGTGGAAGTGACCCAGATTCCAGAACAGCAAGAAGGAAAAGATGCCGAATCCTGCCAGCAAACCGTCGCGCAGCTTCTTGAGGTAGTGCGGGCGGCCGCGGCGGTGCAAAAGGAAAGTCCACAACAGCAGCAGGCCGCCGAGCCCGGCGGTCAGCCCTTTGAGGAACACCACGACGCTGTCGTCGATGGCAGCCCAACCGGTCTTCTCGGGCGGAAAGGTCAGCGCGGGTGACCAGTTGGCCGGCTGGTTGCAGTAGGCCTGGAGCTCGGACACCGAGTAGAACTTGTCGCCGCCTTGCGGCATGACCCGCAGGTAGCGGACGGTTTCCACGCGCGGCAGCCGGCCCCAGCGCGTGCGCAGGCCCTGAGCGGGAAACACGGCAACGGCCGTCCACAGGGTCTGGTAGCTCTGCCCGTCCAGCGAACCCTGGATCTCGTAGATGTCGTTGTTGTCTCCTTGGACGAGCACCGCGCCAACATTGCGCGGGCGCCCAAAGTCGACCATCAGGCCGGTCGTCTCCTTTTTGAGCACGACGGCCGACGGCGACGACCAGAAGCTGCTTTCTACGGCGAGCACCCCGTCGGCGGCCACCCTGGGGTTGCCCTTGAGGCCGTCACCGTAGACGCGAGCTGTCTGAACCACATTGGTCGAGTCGCAGCCGCTGCTGGACCAGGCCCCGCTCGGCACGGGCGTCGCGGGCTGGGCGCCAGGCGAGCCGGGAGCCGGGGCTCCTTCTTTCTTGGCGGCCGCCGCGGCAGCCTCGGGGTTCGTGGCGGTTTGCTGCGCTCCAAGGGGCCCGCTGCAGGTCAGGACAGCAGCCGACGCAACGAGCAGATACTGTGCATAGAAACAGGTAGCGCGAGGTCTCTGCTGCGCCGCTTGTTTCGAGGACGTAGTCACGATCCTTCCGCCGCGGGGACCCGGGCGGGTCGCCAACGCTGCCCGACATAGACGCTCGCCTCCCAAAGCGCAAC is a genomic window containing:
- a CDS encoding AAA family ATPase, with the translated sequence MTHSQAAPVAPPDLSFEAAQRVVQRLSERLRTAVIGRDEVIELVLVALLADGHVLLEDYPGSGKTTLARALGDSLSDTTTDAIDATDAIGAIDAPIVPFRRIQFTPDLLPSDVTGATVFEPDSSTFTFRRGPIFAHIVLADEINRTSPKVQAAMLEAMAEKQVTVDNHTYKLDELFFVVATQNPLDVAGTYPLPVPQLDRFLFKIEMTHLERTAELRVLDNYPKTSLELAAERPRVSRQELLTARALIRQHVALTQPVREALVDLARALRDDPRVLQGASTRSLVLLMPALQARAFVNGRDYVAPEDLEHLAPRVFAHRMECVPGVDDKAEVVRSNAGPVMETLARLSLRRRPATPAAPAPSLEDDRNP
- a CDS encoding discoidin domain-containing protein, encoding MTTSSKQAAQQRPRATCFYAQYLLVASAAVLTCSGPLGAQQTATNPEAAAAAAKKEGAPAPGSPGAQPATPVPSGAWSSSGCDSTNVVQTARVYGDGLKGNPRVAADGVLAVESSFWSSPSAVVLKKETTGLMVDFGRPRNVGAVLVQGDNNDIYEIQGSLDGQSYQTLWTAVAVFPAQGLRTRWGRLPRVETVRYLRVMPQGGDKFYSVSELQAYCNQPANWSPALTFPPEKTGWAAIDDSVVVFLKGLTAGLGGLLLLWTFLLHRRGRPHYLKKLRDGLLAGFGIFSFLLFWNLGHFHYDHYIHIWEHYHYYVGAKYAPELGYSRLYECTTAADIADGHLQRVKDRKMRNLVTNELGSTEHIIKDPTLCTRHFSKERWEEFRADIRKFRGFFPADRWDQSQTDHGFNATPVWTIAGRALAATFPIKSWNTIIGLGIVDSVLLIGMWAAVWWAFGWRSMCVALLWWGTNFPARYFWTGGAYLRMDWIAFLVLGLCLLRKDKMFSGGLALTYAALLRIFPGFVVIAMILKALMYMVRERRWVLSSEHKRFAAGCLVALAALMPLSAVATGSLSSWVVFAQNSAKHLDTPLTNNMGLKTAIGFEFDKRAIGMRNDDLSDPFGDWKERKRETYAARKPLLLLLIASVLFMVAIAVEREKDWVAACVGAGLIPVMAELTCYYYGFLLAYGLLWKRHKLPAIVACAMSMLTCMAPTFWPWTDDHFTAMGMIVSFGIFLVSSYLAYSAYSDRRTALGLGGTKEQGSGAAVAAGGAAKTSGSPEPSPTAAAPAAPGEASAGSPGAATVASGAGEQASGAPQAEARQTGAEAKTEVGAETEVEARDAPVKSKRASGHKSSNGGKGRKSRRKKHKKGRPASASN